The Takifugu flavidus isolate HTHZ2018 chromosome 16, ASM371156v2, whole genome shotgun sequence genome contains the following window.
TATAAGTTCAAATTTTTTGATCTATATAGATTAAAATTGTTGATTAATTccgcattttaaaaaaaacttttttttgcaaTTGGACAATAAGATGATTAAATGCATAAAATTGCAATTACGCTTAATGATTTCTAAGAAGGCATTGTGGTTTCAACATCCTTTTGTGTGACTAGTCGTCATCCTTGAGTTTATTTTCCGACTAATATCTTTTATATCATGATAGTTAATAAAATGCAATCATTCGTGAGCCAGTGCAAAGGTTTTAATTAGAATTAGAATCCACGTGAAGCATATTTTTACACAAGAAACAATTCGATCCTTGACTTTTCATCAAAGCGCTCCACATTTACTAAACTTAAAGTATTCCTGTTTAACCGCTTTGAAGACAGCACAAATCACGCGAGATTTCAAACGGGATCGTTGCGGCGACGAGAGTTCAGCCGCGAGCGGAGTTGTGGCGGTTGAGGTAGAAGGAAGCCGGAGTGCAGACAGGAAGGACCGAAGGAAAATAATAGCACGGTGGAAGTGGAAGGATAAACATCAGGTATCATGGCTTCGGGGGACACCCTGTACATAGAAACGGACGGGTCAGAAATGCCTGCGGAAATTGTAGAACTGCACGAAATCGAAGTAGAGACGATCGAGACAACAATTGTGGGAGAAGACGGTGAGCACCAGCCTATGGTCGCCCTGCAGCCTCTTGACACAGACGTTCCACACTCGATTCATCCACAAGAGGTGATTTTGGTGCAAACGAGAGAAGAAGTGGTCGGCGACGATGACTCGGAACTGCACGCCGATGACGGCTTCGAGGATCAAATTCTTATACCAGTACCCGCCGTGGAGGAGGACTTTATCGAACAGACTCTCGTTACAGTCGATGGGAAAAGCTCAACAACGGGGCGGATGAAGCGGTCTGGAAGCGGAAAGAGAGCTAGCAAAAAGAGCTACCTGACCGGGGGTGAAGTTGGCAGAAAATGGGAACAGAAGCAGGTGCAGATAAAGACTCTGGAAGGAGAGTTTTCGGTTACTATGTGGTCTTCTGGTAAGTTCCTGATTGAATTCTTGCATACTGGCTACATGCTTTGTCCTGGCGTGTGTGGCTCGGCCTGGTTGAGGCCTTGTCCTCCGCCAAAGCGGGACTTATTTCCCAACTCTGAGCTACTTAAACTTCacttgaaatgtttttgtttttattggaaGCCATGTTTTATGTGTCGCTGGGCGCCGCCATATTTCCCCGGTCTGGAAAGTATGGCGGCCCGAAAAAATGGCGTTTATTTGGCCGACGAAGATGGCGGCGAGAGTGGGAGAGCCGCAGCTGGCTCCGCTAGGCCGCTGTGGCGCAGTTCAGTGATGCCTTCACGAACCGCTCGCACGGAAACTTCCGGCTTTGGAGCCAGACGCGACAGAGTGCTGGtttaaaaccaaacagaacCTTTAGTCTAAAGCATTTTCTATGAGAATTCCTTGAATTTGAgtagattatttatttatttatttttactgttgaGCTGTTAGTTGCCAGTGATAACTGCATTAACTGTTGGGTTGCATACGATTGCGTATTGTCGTTATCGTACAAAATTGACATTTCACGTAAGGTTATTATTAGAAATCCCATGTTTGTTGCAGCAAATATCGAACTAACACTGATCCCTCACTTGTCTGTCAGTCCCAACTTTTGATTTTAAAACTAATTTTTACTTCTGTAAAGCACCCCGCAGCTTAGACTTTAAATGGAGACTCAACACAAAATCAATCTCCTGCTTCTCTTTAATCAATAAATAACAATGTACATTGTGGTGACTGAGGAGAGAATACAGTAGTTGGAGATAAGAAGGCTTTGATCAACCCACTCTGCACCAACTGACTAATCAGCATGTTTGTATCTCTCCCCTGTAGATGACAAGAAGGATATTGATCATGAGGAGCAGATCGCAGGAGAAAATTCTCCTCCTGATTATTCAGAATACATGACGGGTAAAAAGCTCCCCCCCGGAGGCATCCCAGGCATTGACCTTTCAGACCCCAAACAACTAGCAGAGTTTGCAAGGTAAATGGGGAAAAAGTGGTTTCTGTGCATTTTATAAATACTGTGGTGCGGTTTTGTTACTAAAACCCAGCTAAAAATGCATGCCTTCCTCTTTCCATAAAAAGTATTATTTAATTGATGATGGTGTCGTATAAGGTTATTTTTGGTGTTGCCATTTAATTCAGAATGAAGccaaaaaaagtaaaagaagaCGATGCACCCAGGACTATAGCCTGTCCACACAAAGTGAGTATGTTATTTGTACTTTGTATTGAACCAAGACTGATCTGTCTTTTAACTGGTTTATTTGAAACCAATATGTAGTAATTCGTTTCTACATGACCCACAGGCTTGCATACATCATAACGTTGATGttgattgtttttgtgttaGGGCTGTACCAAAATGTTCAGGGATAACTCTGCGATGAGGAAGCACTTGCATACTCACGGGCCACGGGTGCACGTCTGTGCAGAGTGTGGCAAAGCCTTTGTCGAgagttcaaagctgaagagaCATCAGCTTGTacacacaggagagaaaccTTTCCAGGTGAGTAACACGCCTGCTTCCTGCAGTCTGAGACCTGTTGACTGTCACAATGAACTCGGCCAATGCAAACATGTCGACATGTTTGAATGTTTCCCACACCCGCAGAGCATAAAAcctttctcctctgtctgcagTGCACATTTGAAGGCTGTGGCAAGCGATTTTCTCTGGACTTTAACTTGCGCACACATGTTCGCATCCACACTGGAGACCGCCCGTATGTGTGCCCCTTTGATGGCTGCAGCAAAAAATTTGCACAGTCAACTAACCTGAAGTCTCACATCCTCACACACGCCAAAGCAAAAAACAACCAATGAGTGAGCCCGGGCCCGGACCGCAGCAGCTTGAGCGCACACTGGAGGACTTGATCCCCGTCCCTGCTCCTCAGCAAATTGCCAGACCATTCTTTATCATTTCTACATCGAAGGTGTCCGCAGAGAAATGATATTTTCTCCAGCTTTTTTTGATACAGTTAATTTGGAGGTTTGGTCAATGGACTTTTGAGGAGAACCCCCGAGCCGCTCAGGCATTCCACCCTGCTGTGGCGCAACTTGGACGAATTTAAAGTCTCTTCTTGTGAAGATGTTTTAATTCATGAATCTGCATCTAAGAACGTATTTATACCTTAACATAGACGGCTCAGACTTTTGCAGTAAGGGTAAATTTGCATCAAGCAGTGAGATATTTTCAATTTTTTACCCCCCATCAAGTGTGCATATTGTACACTATTGACATAAGCTCTAATGTGTGTAGTCAGGTTTTTCCTGTAGCTCTTCACGGAAGAGGTCCGTTTTCCCTTAATGTGAGCGTCccagtggggtttttttggttttcagaGTGAGTGTCTGCATATTTTCATTTTGTACAAGCCGAAATCAGAATCATGTAGACAATAGAAATGTGAATTTCAATAGCGATCACTAATTAAAATGTTCTCCCCCCGCACCATCATCACAAATCTTCATTTCTCTGACAATAAGAATCGTTTGTGATCTCGTTGATCCTTTCATGTCACCATGAATATTCAGGAAACTCATGAGTCACATGTTGATTTGCTGAAATATGGTGTTTGGTCATTTAGAATGCTTAATTTATTACGAATGTAACAAATTGAAATGTTAGCTCATTCATTTTTGATGTTAACCGGTGTTTCACCTCTCCAATAGGGAGCTTTATTCATGTCTACGCTCGGATCACATCTGTAGGTAACAGTGTCACCAGTATTAGGTTGCTATGGCAGTTGGATAGTTGTTTTAATAAAGTATTTATCTACTTTTTGGGTAATGAAAAAGTCAGCTTCTACTTGTATTTATTTACGCTTTCAAAGTTGAATCTATGAACGCAGCTGGTCTGAGTTTCACCACGGGGTGTGTCAATGTTTGCATTGCAAATGCTCTAAATAGTACAATGGCTCAAATTACATTGTTCTCACACTCTTGTGTAATTAACTCCACTATTATGCTCAGTGTAAGAATAATAGAAAATGAGGTCAATATTAGAAAGAAGGGAGACACCAGGGGAAAAAACCTGCAACCTTTAATACGCTGCAATTTCTCCCATTTGCATGAAAGGATAAAGTG
Protein-coding sequences here:
- the yy1a gene encoding transcriptional repressor protein YY1a, which gives rise to MASGDTLYIETDGSEMPAEIVELHEIEVETIETTIVGEDGEHQPMVALQPLDTDVPHSIHPQEVILVQTREEVVGDDDSELHADDGFEDQILIPVPAVEEDFIEQTLVTVDGKSSTTGRMKRSGSGKRASKKSYLTGGEVGRKWEQKQVQIKTLEGEFSVTMWSSDDKKDIDHEEQIAGENSPPDYSEYMTGKKLPPGGIPGIDLSDPKQLAEFARMKPKKVKEDDAPRTIACPHKGCTKMFRDNSAMRKHLHTHGPRVHVCAECGKAFVESSKLKRHQLVHTGEKPFQCTFEGCGKRFSLDFNLRTHVRIHTGDRPYVCPFDGCSKKFAQSTNLKSHILTHAKAKNNQ